The sequence ttcacgtatattgtttaccaaatgaggatcaagaatggtaaatgaccttagcattaggcggacgacgtcgtggtccgtccatcgcgtgctcccgtagctccttattttgttgataagggtcttgagccggttgtatgtttgcgtcggctcctccccccttatcatcgcgaaccgtccaagttcgccttccaccaactccattttggtgagcaaggtgacgtcgtttccctcatgcgagatcttgagggtgtcccagatctgcttggcattgtccaagccgctcaccttgtgatactcgtccctgcacaaggaggctagcaatacagtagtagcttgtgcatttctatgaatctgttcattaataaacatagggctatccgagctatcaaatttcattccactttccacaatctcccaaatgcttggatggagagaaaacaggtgagtacgcattttgtggctccaaaatccgtaatcctctccatcaaagtgagggggcttgccaagtggaatgggaagcaattgagcatttgaactatgcgggatgcgcgaataatcgaaagaaaagtttgagttaaccgtctttcgtttatcgtagtcgtcgtcgtccttttgggaggaggaagattcgtcgctgtcgtagtagacaatttccttgatgcgccttgtcttcttcttcctcccatcttttcttttgtggcccgagcccgagtcattggacttgtcatcccttggctcgttgacgaaggactccttttccttgtcgttgatcaccatcccctttcctttaggatccatctcttcgggcgattagtccctttattgaagagaacgactctgataccaactgagagcacctagagggggggtgaataggtgatcctgtgaaaacttaaacttatagccacaaaaacttgttaagtgttagcacaataattgccaagtggctagagaggagtctcaacaaaacacaataccacaagagaccaatcacagagatgacacagtggtttatccagtggttcggccaagaccaacgcttgcctactccacgttgtggcgtcccaatggacgagggttgcaatcaacccctctcaagcggtccaaagacccacttgaataccatggtgttttgcttgctttttatcaatcccgtttgcgaggaatctccacaacttggagcctctcgcccttacaattgaagttcacaaagaaacacagagcaagggggaatgagcaacgcacacaagacttcaaaagatcagagcaacaacacgcacacaagtcgcaacaagagctcgcaacacaactcaatgagttcacaactcaacaagagctctagatgctatcacaatgaaccaaatgcgtggaatcgatgtcttggtgctcaggaatgttgtaggaatgcttggtgttctcctccatgcgcctaggggtcccttttatagcctcaaggcagctaggagccgttaagaacaaatccagaaggccatccttgccttctgtcgtcgggcgcaccggacagtccggtgcacaccggacactgtccggtgcccgattcccttccttaaatggcgaagccgaccgttgcagatgcgggagccgttggcgcaccggacatgtccggtgcacaccagacagtccggtgcccccttctgaccgttggctcggccacgtgtcccgcgcagatcgcgcggccgaccgttggcccggccgaccgttggctcaccggacagtccggtgcacaccggacagtccggtgaattttagccgtacgtcgccagtcaattcccgagagcggccagttcgcccgaggcagcctggcgcaccggacactgtccggtgcaccaccggacactgtccggtgcaccaccggacagtccggtgccccagaccgaaacagccttttggctgtacacagccaactctcctcttttcttcttcttcctgtttctgatacttagacaagtatattagtacacaaaaccaatgtactaagacttagaaacatacctttgcttttgatttgcactttgttcatccatgagcatagattcacatttaagcacttgtgttggcactcaatcaccaaaatacttagaaatggctcaagggcacatttccctttcactaaccccggcttgtagctgtgtttaaagttgtaaatttcagtttctgcctattcacccccctctaggtgactttcaggctATCCGATAAGAGAGAAAACAATCAATGTTGTGATTTTGACTTTTTATTTGCCCGATGATGTTATGAAGTTTACTTGAGTACATATCAGAAGAGATCCAACTTAGTATCGTTGTAGCCATCATAACTAACCACAAGCCCATCGATGTGCAAATCCTAGCAGACCTTTCCATCAACAACAATTAGGGACGACAGATCAATTGCAACAACTGAAATGAGGATGTTGTTACTTAACATCGATAGATGTATTATCAATTAAATGCAGCTTAGTTAATTAAATGGCAACAAAATATTGTCGGTGTAAGTTTGAATTAAAAAAAGTTGTATACAAGCAAATAAATGGATAACAACATGAGAATAAGGAAAGGGGAAAATGGTgtttagaaaaacaaggaaagaagGATTATTGGGGGAGATGGATTTGATTACTTGCAAGATTAGTGATAGCATTGGTTCGGGCAACGACAGAGGTGACTCCTTTACTGGCATTGGACATGTCCTCACCAACAGTAGAACTTAGTAAAACGTACAAATAAAAAGTTCAGTTGCCATATAAAAAATGTACAAGCTTTTATCAGATTCGGGACACTATTATGCTATATACATCTAGGATCATCAGTTGAACCACATTACATGAGAATGAGAAAACAGAAAATGTTCAGAGCTTAATATAATTAGAGAATCTTTCATGAGGTGCTACTTTCTGTCTCTCGCAATTACACAAACTCACTTGCAATTTACTGTCCAACAATACCTACATGGTGCAAAAATGCTTTTACGTTGGCATGCTAGAATAGAATGAGCAAAGAACTACCTCTCCTCACTCACTCTATAGAGCAAGTACATTATCCGTTTCACATGAGCAAAGAGTTTGCTTTGATTTATGACTTATTATTTCTAGTAATAGAGGTTGTGGCGTGATAGAAAAAGAAACTAACTTCCCAACATGCTGACATGGACATGAAAATGTCATAATGACTATCGGGTTTTCCTGTAATCATCTAGTATGCAACATGTTTTTTTATTTTCGCTTGATATGTAACATGCTCATAATTAAGCGTGAGGAAGAGTATCGTGTATCAGTAACAATTGAGCCTAGTGTAAAGATGTAACATGTAATCATGCTTTGAAACTGCTACATATGACTAATCAGTTACTTGGAAAGCATGCTTCTCAGCTACAACTAAACAATCCACTACAAGGGATGGATTAGAACCTGGATGATCCTGCATACAACAAATGTTAGGGAGAAACAAGATAAAAAAGAACATAAGGAAAACATTAAGTGTTATAAACATAGTTAGAAACATAACCTGTAAAAAGAGTTAAACAACAGATAAATTGAGCTATATGAGAATAGACCATAAATGATTCAAGCTTGATTAGGAACTTGACAAGTAAAAAATAGTAACATTTGTACAAAAACTTCAGTCAGCAAGTCAGTTCCCTATGCCTGGGTTATAGGGCCAAAAAATCTTTCACATATTTATATTGACAAACAAATGTAGTGTTAGAAACATAACCTGTCAAAAAGAGTTAAGCAACAAATAGAATTGAGCTATATGAGAACAGACCGTAAATGATTCGAGCTTGATTAGGAACTTGTCGAGCAAAACATTAGTAACAGATGTACAAAAACTCCGGTCAACAAAAGCAGGTTAGTTCCCTGTGCCTGGATTACAGGGCTAAAAATCTTTCACATATTTACATTGACGGACAAATGTACACCTCAATTATATTAAATTgtatcaaagaaacaaaattagaAGGAAACTTAGTTGAACATAAAGTAAAACACACAAAATAACTAAATTGGAAGTGTGAAAAAGAGAAGCAGTGAATGATTTTCTAAACATACTACTAAATAGAATAGACACTCAATCATGTTTGTTCTAAACATTCCTTCAATCTAAGTCCACACTCTAGTATTAGACAAATTTCTCGGTACTATTTCAAACATCTAAAACGAGTCTTCTTTATAAAATAGTTCCAACCTTAGGGTGTTGTGACAGTAGAAAATAGTTCATTAGATGAATCAAATAGTTCCAACCTTGGGTTACGTGCTCAACAATAACCACTTTAGAAGCTCCAAACATCCGCCGTTGTTTCACAGTTAGCGACCATACGAAGTCTTTCAAAGATAAATACTTCCTGGCGAATACTGATTCAAGTGATATCGAGTTACTGAAGACCTTCTTAAAGTGATGGCACTCTGTCCAAAGTTGAATACTATATCTGACAATGTCAAAACAAAAGCAAAAGGGAAATCAAAAGGTATAAGCACTTAATTTTTGGACATCTCAATTGAGGTTGAAGAACAATTAGACAAAATAATATCTGAAATGCTCCCTGAGATTTGGTGGTGGCGTAGTCAGAATAGAGCGAATAGGAAGGCATACCAAAAGTGGCACCGGAGCCGATGTTGACAATGGCGCCACACTTCCTCTCGAGTCTCGACCATGCCTGACACACAACGTGCGCGACCCGCGTGACGTCCTCGATGCTGACCtagatcatgttgtgcatcagctCCTCGTCCACCTTGTAGAAGTAGCGCGCACACGGATAAGACAACCCATCACGGCCCTGGATGGAGTCTTGAGCGCCTCGACGCCGGCCACGAGCCCCTCGGGATCCTTGTCGGAGGCACGAGCGTCGAGGAGGAGGCGAAGGGAGAAGATGAGGGAGGGGACCAGGGGGATATGTCGACCCGCAGGGGATCGAGGAGGTAGGGGCAACAAGCGGGGGGCATGCACAGTTGACAACCAAAGTGGAGGGAGGCGAGGATGGTGGGCGTATGACGCGGACGTGGAGGAGGCGAGGAGCGCGGGATGTGTGGGGCCTACGACTGACGAATGGCGCGGAAGGAGGGTGTTAGCATAGATGGTCAAATGAGTCGTGCCTAGCGGGCCGACATGAGGTATGACTCATTTAATAGTGTCGTGGTTTGGCCCGACACTATTAAGATGGGACTCGTGACAGTCCGACCCGAGAGACATGTCATGCTTGGGCCGTTGTCTCGGGCCGTAATGTCGGCCCGACATGATATGATTTTTTATTATTTTGAAAACCTAGTCTACACATATTTATAACATATATTGACTATTAGATACAAACTTGCTTGCGCTCAAGTGGCTAGCATAGCATATATAGTGTTGTGCGATGTCTTCCCATACCATGGGTTGGATCCCCCTCCCGAGCGCAATAATTTTGGACGATTTTTCTATAGGCGTCAAGGTGAGGACATGGTTTCACCGTGGTCTACACTAtcgtcttaatagttagtagagactcAGTAAAAAACTATTATAAAATATGACAACCTTATTAATTAATTTGTAAGGAATTATTGCAAGCTTTTTGATATTTATTGGTGAAATTTTACATATGGATAGTAATTAAATTAAATTAATAAATGTGACATATATTCACTCTATTTCAATGAACATAGATTTGCATAAATATGAGAAGAATGAGACGCAACCCATACAAAAGTGCAGGCATCCAAGAGTGGTAgtctaagggcctgtttggttcagcttttttctgaccagctttttcgagaatctagctgtgggaagaatctggctgtgtagaaaatctgagtatcattaggattacgtgcggaggaagataaagttttccatggggctcaggatctataaagtgacggattactactattgcgacgactcaaccgattatatgtttatgttgattttgaatggtttttactcaaacaaattttatagaagctgtctgaaaagctgagtgtttggcagtccgcagcaactTCTGATGGCCAGAAGCTGtgaaaagccgaaacaaacaggggctAAACAAGATGCAAACACTTTACGTACGTATAAAAATAGGAGGTGAGGCTGTCAATCCCACATCACAAACGACAACTTTCGGTTCCACCACTGCTGTCCTTCTCTTTTGAAACGTTAATTCATTCAGCTTGTTTTTTTTGTGCCAGACGAAAGTCACCGCGTGTTGGCACCACGGGAGCTCCACTAATTCATTCAGTTTGATTTGGACGTTCGGTAACAAACATGTATAGGATGGGATGGGAATGGGACTCACAAAAACTAGACGCAACGCAAGAAAGAACCATGCGAAAACAAAACCAGACGCCGTGCCCGTGCCCGTGCTCTCCTATCCCACCTACCCGTTGTCCTGCCCTGCCCCGTCCGTCTCCCACGGTTTCCGCGTCCCACCCATCCCTTCCACACTTTCTCACCCCCGCCCTTCTCACCCCCCGAAAAAATTCCCCCGGAAATCAGAGACGCGAATCCCTCCCTCGCCCCACGTCCGAGGTCGCTCGCCAATTCGATCCGCCTCGTCGTCGCCCGCCCGCCCGTCCGCCGGTCGACCTTGACTGCTCCGTCGCACGTGGCGTTTCGCAGCGCGGAATCTACCCTGGGTTGGGTTGGGAGATCCGGGGAAACCCTTGTTCCCGGGCGCTCCGGGCTCGAATCTCGCTGCAGACGGGCAATGTGAGCGCTCTCCATCGGAGAGGGACGATCTGCGGGGCGGTTGTTGGCCGGGTGAATCGTGCGGTGCGGGGTTGCGGGAATGGAGCACGTGATCGGAGGGAAGTTTAAGCTTGGGAAGAAGATCGGGAGCGGATCTTTCGGGGAGCTCTATCTCGGTAAGCGTCTCGCCGGGCCCTTGACCCACGCGTGTCTGCGGGTTCCTACGCGCCGCTGTTTTGTACTGCTCGTCGTTCCGCGTCTGTCGTTGATGCGATGATGTTTCCTTTTGGCTGCAGGTGTCAACGTACAGAGCGGCGAGGAGGTGGCTATCAAGTTGGTATGAGATAGTTTGATACTGTTCGTGGACCATTTTTTTTTCTCCCTATCGTGGAAATACATGCCTGACATTCGGCATTAGTTTGTTCCATATGCAAACATATATTTGGCCAACCATTGCTAGAACCGTTTCCCCGAAGAATTCTCGTGTAGATTATGGCATGACATAATTATGAAAATGAATGGTGCTGTGCATGTAATTGCTTTCAAAGATACTGACATGGTTCTGAGTTATATTTTTACATGACTAATAACAAGACTTTCAAACCGTTTCTTGGTTGTCCATGCGAATTGACCTGTGGATTCAGTCCAAATCATGGTTCTGTTACCTTTCATTAGTGTGGCTGTATAACAGCTCCTCCTTTTTTTTAGGGAAAAGAAGTAACGAGTCATATTTCATAGGGCCATTTTGAACATATGAAATAGCACTTGCAGAAAGTTGATTTATGGTGGTCCGTGATAAGAGAACTTTAAATTTTACATTTTATCCTGTATGTATGACGTGGATTATGGATTGACTAAAGCAAAAAAAAGTGCTATGGGAAAATTTAGGTTATATTGCTCTATATGTAATGGATTTGTAGCCTGAACATATAGTATTACGTTTTGAGACAGAATGAGGTTAGCCATTTTCAAGCAATATGATCTTTCAGTCTTAGTCTTGGTAGTACCCCTTTCAGCCTCAAGGCACACTACCTGACCGTTTTTCGTCATCTCATGTTTACCAGGAATCTGTAAAATCAAGGCATCCTCAGCTTCATTATGAGTCAAAACTATACATGCTTCTCCAAGGGGGAAGTAAGTAATAATACAAGGACATAGGCTGTTTGTTTCATATGCTTTCACTGATTCAATATTTTTTCTTCTAAACTTCAGCTGGAATTCCTCATTTGAAATGGTTTGGAGTGGATGGGGAGTACAATGTCATGGTCATTGATCTTCTTGGTCCAAGCCTCGAAGACTTGTTCAACTACTGCAACAGAAAGTTTTCTCTTAAAACAGTACTTATGCTAGCTGATCAGATGGTTAGTTTCTCTTGCGAGATATATCATTTTGTTTTTTTAGCTTTTGTTACCTGTATGGCGGCATAACTATAAAATTGATGGCCCAATTTCTCAATTGTTGAATATTTTTTTGGTGGGTTTTCGCCAAGTTAATGTCTTCCTGTTGTTGTCATACAGATATCTAGGGTAGAGTACATGCACACGAGGGGGTTTCTTCATCGTGATATCAAGCCAGACAACTTCCTCATGGGCTTAGGCCGTAAAACAAGTCAGGTTGGTGCTACTCATGAACATTTTACTCAAAACTTTTGTTGTGGCTGGTTTGAGTCTTCCAACCATAGCTTACACAAGTCAGGCCAAAATTCTAGCACAATGGCCATATACTGTTCTCTGCATGGCTGCTGTCACAGGCAGGGTTTCAAATTTTAAATCTCCCGCTATAGCTAGAGCTATCTCTGGATATAGCTGTTTGAGGAGTGTCTAGCTACTCCCATGTACGATTTGGCTGCTATGATTTAGCCGGCGATTAGCTGTTTGAGGAGACATACATATCGCTAAATGCCACAGACCGCTATCTATAATACTCAGTCCACTTTTATTTCAGATCATGGCGACTGAATAAACCTAGACTCCTTTTTTGTTACAAGATTTTCTGCAACTGAGAAACCACTTCAATTGATGTCTATGGATTTGAATGGCTGCAGCTTGAATATGTTGTATTAAATATATGATATTTATCTGCAGCTTGAATATGTTGTACTTAATATATGATATTTATAACATATCAAGCCTTTCGAAGGCTAAAAGTTATTATTGTGCATTGAAGGTTACTCTAGCTATGCtaatttttttttctcgaacaacgTAGGAGAACTGCGCGTCATTTCATTAAGAAAGAAGTCTGGTAATGCAAAACTAGGGGTAAAGAACCCCCACCCCCACTAATGTAAGCTAGATTACAAAAAGATAAACAAACTAACGACCAACACGATCACAACTAGATGGACGAGGGTAGATCAGGCCTAGGGATGAGCTCCTGCAGCCTAGATGCTCCAGCCAAACACCACATACGACCTTCTCCTGACACTGAAAGCAGCACAAGCATTACAATGCTTCCAAAGCTCCCAGTACACTAAAATAACTAAAGAATTAAAACCCCCATGAAGCTTTCCTGGGAGGGACCTAGCAGCATGCTAACACCAAGAGCTGAAGGAACTTGAGGAGTTTGGCGGCTGCACATCAGTCAAATTGAGGCTGCATAGCAGCTGTGACCAAACCTCCCTAGCCAGCATGCAAGAAGTGAGGAGGTGATATATAGTCTCCTCTTGCTGGTCACAAAAGGGGCATTTATGAGATAATATCTGCATCCAAACTGCTGCCATGCACATTTTGTGCAATTACTACCAAGAATCAAGCATGTTTTTTAAATGATTGATATAACATGTGTTTACTGCCAGCAAAATGTATCTGCTTTAAAAGTTGAGTGCACACTTTATAGGTTTATGTCATTGACTATGGCCTTGCGAAGAAGTATCGGGACCTCCAAACTCATAGACACATTCCATACAGGTAACCAGAAACTGTTCTTATGAATGCTATGAAGCAAATTCTCTTTATACCTGGAAGTTTTGTAgcatggtacttgttgttcattaTGAATGCCATTTGCTTAGTATCAAACACTAGTTTCTGAACCCTGTAGAAGCAACCTTTGAGGTAATCTTCACTTATAGTGTGTTTGACAGATGTATTGTTTTGCCTATTTTGGTTAACAGCTTGGTTGTGCATGGCTCTTTAATTAATTGAACCTTGCTTTGAGAATGTGTTACTGTGCTTGAAACATAACAATGGTTGATATCTGCTACTGAATGTATTGCTTCCAAAAACTATATTTCTATTGCTATTCCATGCAATCTACCTGAAATCTTAACTGGGCCTCTGTTCAATAAAATCTGAATGATTTTAAAATGAGTTTTATTTTCTAGATTTAAAACAAATCCATGCAATGTGCCCCCTCTCCTAACACACACCTCACACCCACCTGAAAAAAGGAATATGCACAACCATTTTTAAAGGTTGTTGTTACAATTTTAAGAAAGGAAGAACTGGAACATGAGTTACATAATGTCAGTACCATAGTAAGAAAAGGACTACTTATTGCAGGTGATTACTTATTTCATTATATTAAAAACAGTTACCTCAAGTTTTTCTCTGTTACAGATTGGGATACAGGTTTGAAGCTTATATGTTTTTCTTTGTCATTACTGTAGGGAGAACAAAAACCTCACAGGAACAGCACGATATGCTAGTGTAAACACCCATCTTGGAGTAGGTGAGTATCGTTATTTAACGGTGGTGCTAAGAGGTTTAAATAATGTTTAATTATACAGAACAGCAAGTTTTAGGTTTTTATGGGTACACAATCTAGTACAAAAACAGGGCCTTTTAGTCCCAAttaagttggggtaggctagagatgagaCCCTACGGAAAGGAAAACTCATATAAAATATAAAAAGGCATTAACACTCCCCCATCACATAATATAAGGCGTATGTTTCATTGTGACGAGCCTTTGACCAAcaattattatatatattttttcgcgaaaacgcaggagagctgcgcgtCATTAAATTAAGAAGAAATGGGTTTAAGGTCCTAGAGGACCAGTACAAGATAAGACCTTACGGAGGCCACATACAGGCATACATAATACATAAACACATCCATGGCCAGACACAGACCCTAATATACCAAAAAAACAAGCTAAATCTGTGGGAGCCCAGGAATAGGACCCATCAACAGGGACAGCTTCTTTGCTCCAGCCAATTCCAACAATTATTATAGTAGTGGAATATTTTTTTATTTAGATCCTTTACTTAAAAATTATTTACTTGTGGTTATGATTTTGTATTACGTAATGACATATTAGTAGACATGATTGTCAAGGACTTTGTTCTAACAAAGGAAAAAACGTCTTATATTATGAACGGTGTAGTAATAGAGGTGTATCCAGTGTTAGCTCCCACGCAAGTTGATATCCAGGACACAAGTGGAGAGATTCTACCATTGTGCCATCCCACTGCTTATACACTTCTGAAGCTTAAAAACTGTACCTTGCCAATCAACAGAAAATGTCACTCGTCCAATTTTTTTTTCTCACCAGCAGTTCAATGTACATTTTATTTTGTAAGCTTTGGTTAACTATATACTGCTGTCTGTTATTTTGACTGTTGGTATGTGTTATTAAAAACTCGGCCGGTAGGGGAAAGACCGCCCCACAATATTATATTAAGAAGCTTAATTGGAGCCCCGACCGAGAAAGGTCACGAAAGTTGACCCTCGTGCAGCATGAGGGTCCGCCCCCTATAGGTCAGATCTTTACTGTGCTTTGAGCCCTCCCAGCCCTACACGAGGATCCCCCCCTATAGATCAGTACATCTCGTGTGCACACAACTAGGGGAACCACCGAGTGACCTTTTTTAACCTCAACCTGAAATTTGGTCCCACTGGGATTCGAACTTAGGACCTCACCTAACCAAGTCAGCTAGAGGCCCTTCCGCTGTTGGTGTGTGTTATTGATGGTTTTCTCTACAGAACAAAGCAGGAGAGATGacttagagtctcttggttatgtgCTGATGTACTTCTTAAGAGGAAGGTGAGAATCAGTTGCCTTCTAGTGTTCAAAGTACCTTTTTGCATGTGACAATATATATTTCTGAATGCCCTATCTCCTCAGCCTTCCTTGGCAAGGCCTGAAAGCTGGAACGAAAAAACAAAAGTATGACAAAATCAGTGAGAAGAAAATGCTAACCTCAATTGAGGTAATTGAATTGCTCCCACAGATACAATTCTTGTTAGAAGCTTCATTTGTTGTTGTTTTGATTGTAATCTAATCGTGTTGACCATGTTTTCATGATTTGTGCAGGCCCTGTGTAAATCTTATCCATCAGAATTTGTTACATATTTCCATTATTGCCGCTCTTTGCAATTTGAAGATAAGCCAGACTACAGCTATTTGAAGAAAAATTTTCGGGATTTATTCATCCGTGAAGGTGTTAAATATTTTGATTCTAAACTTTCTTGCTTGTCTTCGTATTGCTCACGTGGTTTCTTTTGGATACTTGCAGGTTGCCAGCCTGATTATGTATTTGATTGGACTGTATCAAGGCAAGCTGCGGACAATAACAGATTGCGAGTATGTCTGCTCCTTTTCTGGAAATTACCAGTATTGCTACTTGCTAGATTCGCTGTACTGAATGTGGTTTGTCACTCACTGCCAGCTGAGTGGGAAGACAGGTGGGTTGGTGGGACCATCTGTGGATCGGGCTGAACGAGCTGCAGGTTTGTCAGTGGCGCTTATATTGAAATCTTACATTTAGGAAATAAGCAAGGTGGAAGCCTGGAGGCTCAAATT is a genomic window of Zea mays cultivar B73 chromosome 5, Zm-B73-REFERENCE-NAM-5.0, whole genome shotgun sequence containing:
- the LOC100217181 gene encoding putative casein kinase family protein; translated protein: MEHVIGGKFKLGKKIGSGSFGELYLGVNVQSGEEVAIKLESVKSRHPQLHYESKLYMLLQGGTGIPHLKWFGVDGEYNVMVIDLLGPSLEDLFNYCNRKFSLKTVLMLADQMISRVEYMHTRGFLHRDIKPDNFLMGLGRKTSQVYVIDYGLAKKYRDLQTHRHIPYRENKNLTGTARYASVNTHLGVEQSRRDDLESLGYVLMYFLRGSLPWQGLKAGTKKQKYDKISEKKMLTSIEALCKSYPSEFVTYFHYCRSLQFEDKPDYSYLKKNFRDLFIREGCQPDYVFDWTVSRQAADNNRLRLSGKTGGLVGPSVDRAERAAAKQDVPHRFTGPADALAKRTGSGSGHYGEHTKHRTLLDSLMASNMGVDSDKRRHSSSRNGSTSRKALLSSNRGSGDPSEPNRSSHLVPTTTSSSRPSTNQRLHHSTGLEGRTPSFPKPGRIGYDDPTMRSFERLTISAERRK